The Myxococcota bacterium genome has a segment encoding these proteins:
- a CDS encoding EAL domain-containing protein produces the protein MHPAAAFDDPSAPLRVSLHGAGPRALRVRAALERHGLEVAAGGDAAGKSRAHVVVAEIAGDEEACAAAELVAAAHPGAPTLLVPTEDAEPVAGGRGYDVVAPLVDVVALFLLAACRPAARAAAASGFADGDASLALAELEEATGLAYFEIDAGTRALRWSSALASIVAVDAPRDAVGLDDFLALVVPDDRVGLERALERALAEGASVAACFRVAAAGGATVELRARGSALGAAGARRVVCVLEDVSTLAGALRDAEARATRDALTGLGNRSFFRERAELALRIARAKGRRMAVVFLDVDRFKRVNDSLGHGAGDVLLRTLAERLHARVRSSDIVLRDPEDTVVSRLGGDEFTILLTDVHDGEATERVVGRVLRAVAAPVSLGDQSLSVTMSAGVAVFPDDGEDIDALLQRADTALYQAKAKGGNAYQFFSPRMEAQVRRRLALENRLHRALEQRQIGVCYQPRVAYPSGRAVAAEALLRWDDEELGAVPPAELVHVAEESGQIVALGRYVLERACREAHRWQAEGRSIERVAVNVSPVQFARDDICEAVFTTLKETGLSPDALELEITETALLRDEVGVSLALEELRSTGVRIALDDFGTGYSALTLLTRVPLDMLKLDRGFLRNADPNTPEARLVTTMVEMAHALRLTPVAEGVESLAQAQMLAATGCREMQGYAFSPPVTASLLRSHYACD, from the coding sequence GTGCACCCCGCCGCGGCATTCGACGACCCGTCCGCACCGCTGCGCGTCTCGCTCCACGGGGCCGGGCCGCGCGCGCTGCGCGTGCGGGCGGCGCTCGAGCGCCACGGCCTCGAGGTCGCGGCGGGCGGCGACGCCGCCGGGAAGTCGCGCGCACACGTCGTCGTCGCCGAGATCGCGGGCGACGAGGAGGCCTGCGCGGCCGCCGAGCTCGTCGCCGCCGCGCACCCCGGCGCGCCCACGCTGCTCGTTCCCACCGAGGACGCCGAGCCCGTCGCGGGCGGGCGCGGCTACGACGTCGTCGCGCCGCTCGTCGACGTCGTGGCGCTCTTCCTCCTGGCCGCGTGCCGGCCCGCCGCGCGCGCCGCCGCGGCATCGGGCTTCGCGGACGGCGATGCCAGCCTCGCGCTCGCCGAGCTCGAGGAGGCGACCGGCCTCGCGTACTTCGAGATCGACGCCGGGACGCGCGCGCTCCGCTGGTCGAGCGCGCTCGCCTCGATCGTGGCCGTCGACGCGCCGCGCGATGCGGTCGGCCTCGACGACTTCCTCGCGCTCGTCGTTCCGGACGACCGCGTCGGGCTCGAGCGCGCGCTCGAGCGCGCGCTCGCCGAGGGTGCGAGCGTCGCGGCCTGCTTCCGCGTGGCGGCGGCGGGCGGTGCGACGGTCGAGCTGCGCGCGCGCGGCTCCGCCCTCGGCGCCGCGGGCGCGCGCCGCGTCGTGTGCGTGCTCGAGGACGTGTCGACCCTCGCCGGCGCGCTGCGCGACGCCGAGGCGCGCGCGACGCGCGACGCGCTCACCGGGCTCGGCAACCGAAGCTTCTTCCGCGAGCGCGCCGAGCTCGCGCTGCGCATCGCGCGCGCGAAGGGCCGGCGCATGGCGGTCGTCTTCCTCGACGTCGACCGCTTCAAGCGCGTCAACGACAGCCTCGGGCACGGCGCGGGCGACGTGCTGCTCCGCACGCTCGCCGAGCGGCTGCACGCGCGCGTGCGGAGCTCCGACATCGTGCTCCGCGACCCCGAGGACACGGTCGTCTCGCGCCTCGGCGGCGACGAGTTCACGATCCTGCTGACCGACGTGCACGACGGCGAGGCCACCGAGCGCGTGGTCGGGCGCGTGCTGCGCGCGGTCGCCGCGCCCGTGTCGCTCGGCGACCAGTCGCTCTCGGTCACGATGAGCGCGGGCGTCGCGGTCTTCCCGGACGACGGCGAGGACATCGACGCGCTGCTGCAGCGCGCCGACACGGCGCTCTACCAGGCGAAGGCGAAGGGCGGGAACGCCTACCAGTTCTTCTCGCCGCGCATGGAGGCGCAGGTCCGACGGCGCCTCGCGCTCGAGAACCGGCTCCACCGCGCGCTCGAGCAGCGGCAGATCGGCGTCTGCTACCAGCCGCGCGTCGCGTATCCGAGCGGCCGCGCGGTGGCGGCCGAAGCGCTCCTGCGCTGGGACGACGAAGAGCTCGGCGCGGTGCCGCCCGCCGAGCTCGTGCACGTCGCCGAGGAGTCGGGCCAGATCGTCGCGCTCGGGCGCTACGTGCTCGAGCGCGCGTGTCGCGAGGCGCATCGCTGGCAGGCGGAGGGCCGGTCGATCGAGCGCGTCGCCGTGAACGTCTCGCCCGTCCAGTTCGCGCGCGACGACATCTGCGAAGCCGTGTTCACGACGCTCAAGGAGACGGGGCTCTCGCCGGACGCGCTCGAGCTCGAGATCACGGAGACCGCGCTCCTGCGCGACGAGGTCGGCGTCTCGCTCGCGCTCGAGGAGCTCCGCTCGACGGGCGTGCGGATCGCGCTCGACGACTTCGGCACGGGCTACTCGGCGCTCACGCTCCTCACGCGCGTGCCGCTCGACATGCTGAAGCTCGACCGCGGCTTCCTGCGCAACGCCGACCCCAACACGCCCGAGGCGCGACTCGTCACGACGATGGTCGAGATGGCGCACGCGCTGCGGCTCACGCCGGTGGCGGAGGGCGTCGAGTCGCTCGCGCAGGCCCAGATGCTCGCGGCGACCGGGTGTCGCGAGATGCAGGGCTACGCGTTCTCGCCGCCGGTCACGGCCTCGCTCCTCCGCTCCCACTACGCCTGCGACTAA
- a CDS encoding transglutaminase domain-containing protein: MRRARAVGLAVALACAALAGPGARADAPATPSAPAASDAAPAAPDAAPARRIAFSAEITIRGVPEGAGPVDVWVPIPVNDERQGVESYSVRSGMPGRVVRDARGNRFWHGRAGAAPELPMEITLEAVVARRAVGAPPARALSGRRTGGARAARLAVRRHPLRCRRARAVVAALHERAGSERPLALARAARDWVAEHVAAGDGAADACAGDALAALAGRRSGPGDAAALEAALVRAAGVPARIAVGLAVPTGVAKGEASERRTWVEVLAPEAGWVPLDALAAGADALAGAAPGAAFDRLHVTTGCGLVLGDGQRDARPLPSVATTYVEVDGRRVDGGVETHFPFADLATAQLLGP; encoded by the coding sequence GTGCGGAGAGCGCGCGCCGTCGGCCTCGCGGTCGCGCTCGCGTGCGCCGCGCTCGCGGGCCCCGGCGCGCGGGCCGACGCGCCGGCCACGCCGTCCGCGCCCGCGGCATCGGACGCCGCGCCCGCGGCGCCCGACGCCGCGCCCGCCCGCCGCATCGCGTTCAGCGCGGAGATCACGATCCGCGGCGTGCCGGAGGGCGCGGGCCCGGTCGACGTCTGGGTGCCGATTCCCGTGAACGACGAGCGCCAGGGGGTCGAGTCGTACTCGGTGCGCTCGGGCATGCCGGGGCGCGTCGTGCGCGACGCGCGCGGCAACCGCTTCTGGCACGGGCGCGCCGGCGCCGCGCCCGAGCTCCCCATGGAGATCACGCTCGAGGCGGTCGTCGCGCGCCGCGCCGTCGGCGCGCCGCCCGCGCGCGCGCTCAGCGGACGACGAACGGGCGGCGCGCGCGCGGCTCGCCTCGCCGTCCGACGGCATCCCCTCCGATGCCGCCGCGCTCGCGCCGTCGTCGCCGCGCTTCACGAGCGCGCGGGCAGCGAGCGGCCGCTCGCGCTCGCGCGCGCGGCGCGCGACTGGGTCGCCGAGCACGTCGCCGCCGGCGACGGCGCGGCGGACGCGTGCGCGGGCGACGCGCTCGCGGCACTGGCCGGGCGGCGCAGCGGCCCGGGCGACGCCGCCGCGCTCGAGGCGGCGCTCGTGCGCGCGGCCGGCGTGCCCGCTCGCATCGCGGTCGGGCTCGCGGTGCCGACGGGCGTCGCGAAGGGCGAGGCGAGCGAGCGGCGCACGTGGGTCGAGGTGCTCGCGCCCGAGGCGGGCTGGGTTCCGCTCGACGCGCTCGCGGCCGGCGCCGACGCGCTCGCCGGCGCGGCGCCCGGGGCCGCGTTCGACCGCCTGCACGTGACGACGGGCTGCGGCCTCGTGCTCGGCGACGGCCAGCGCGACGCGCGCCCGCTCCCGTCGGTCGCGACGACCTACGTCGAGGTCGACGGCCGGCGCGTCGACGGCGGCGTCGAGACGCACTTCCCGTTCGCGGACCTCGCGACCGCGCAGCTCCTCGGCCCGTAG
- a CDS encoding phytanoyl-CoA dioxygenase family protein, with protein MDERRLERHVGEIADQGFTFVEGAIEPALVAELRDTIRSVARALGTAPKGNPAEGYATRRNYNLLAKADVFARMPIHDHVLPVVERVLDPGCLLSGMTAIDIGPGERPQPLHPDDVCATVPRPHPPLMCVAMWALTDFTDANGATRYVPGTHRASAMPDFGTAYDTLPAEMEAGTVMIFDAALWHGGGANTTADDWRLGVNVQYCHGWMRTQQNHYLGVPRDALARMPERLLELLGMNLYKGIMGHVDGRSPGAVLGDARVAETAYAGDRPARQGLDALTR; from the coding sequence ATGGACGAGCGACGCCTCGAGCGGCACGTCGGCGAGATCGCCGACCAGGGCTTCACGTTCGTGGAGGGCGCGATCGAGCCCGCGCTCGTCGCGGAGCTGCGCGACACGATCCGGTCGGTCGCGCGCGCGCTCGGCACGGCGCCGAAGGGCAACCCGGCCGAGGGCTACGCGACGCGGCGCAACTACAACCTGCTCGCCAAGGCCGACGTCTTCGCGCGCATGCCCATCCACGACCACGTGCTGCCGGTGGTCGAGCGCGTGCTCGACCCGGGCTGCCTGCTCTCGGGCATGACCGCGATCGACATCGGCCCGGGCGAGCGCCCGCAGCCGCTCCACCCCGACGACGTGTGCGCCACCGTCCCGCGTCCGCACCCGCCGCTCATGTGCGTCGCGATGTGGGCACTCACCGACTTCACGGATGCGAACGGCGCGACGCGCTACGTGCCGGGAACGCACCGCGCGAGCGCGATGCCCGACTTCGGCACCGCCTACGACACGCTTCCCGCCGAGATGGAGGCGGGCACGGTGATGATCTTCGACGCCGCGCTCTGGCACGGCGGCGGCGCGAACACGACGGCCGACGACTGGCGCCTCGGCGTCAACGTCCAGTACTGCCACGGATGGATGCGCACGCAGCAGAACCACTACCTGGGCGTGCCGCGCGACGCGCTCGCGCGCATGCCCGAGCGGCTGCTCGAGCTGCTCGGCATGAACCTGTACAAGGGCATCATGGGCCACGTCGACGGCCGCAGCCCGGGCGCGGTGCTCGGCGACGCGCGCGTCGCCGAGACGGCCTACGCCGGCGATCGCCCCGCGCGACAGGGGCTCGACGCGCTGACTCGGTAG